In Syntrophales bacterium, the sequence CGGAGGATTCATGGGTTCCTCTGGTATTGTTGCCAGTGCAATCCCCGTGGCCGTTGGAGCTTCTTTTGCCAATAAAATGTCAAAAAATGGAAAATACGTTGCTGTCTTTTTCGGAGACGGAGCAACTAATGAAGGTGTTTTTTGGGAAAGTCTCAACGCAGCCTGTCTCATGAAGCTTCCTGTTCTGTTCATTTGCGAGGATAATGGATTTGCTGTTCACACACCTAAGTCTGAGCGTGAAGGGTATGAGTCGTTAACTGACATTGTTTCGAAATTCAATTGTCATGTGATTAGTGAAGAAACTACCGACGTTGAGGTAATTTATAATTTAACACAGGATGGCATAAAGCTCATGAGCGACACAAGTATGCCGCTTTTTTTACACTTCAGATACTACCGTTACTTGGAACATGTCGGTATTTGTGAAGATTATGAAGCGGGATATCGATCAAGGGAAGAATATTTAAAGTGGCTGGAGCGTGATCCTGTGAAACTTCAGCGAGAAAAATTGCTTGCCAGTGGTATCAATGACATGGAAATCAAAAACATCGAGAGTGTAATCACCGAAAAGGTGATGAAAAGTATAACAAAGGCAAAAGAGGCTCCTTTCTGTAGGAACGACGAACTATTCGAAGGGGTATTGGTATGAGAAGTATTACTTACTGTGATGCGCTGAATGAGGCAATTGCTCAGGAGATGGAGAGAGATTCCAGTGTCTTTATCTACGGGTTGGGCGTTCCAGATCATAAGCGCATATTCGGATCAACAAATGGCCTGGTCGAAAGATTTGGGAAAGAGAGGTGCTTTGACACGCCTCTTTCAGAGGATGCCATGACAGGTTTCGGACTTGGTGCCGCCATTAACGGGAAAAGACCCATACACGTCCATATACGAGCAGACTTTTTACTTCTAGCGATGAATCAGCTGGCAAACATGGTTTCTTCTTATCGGTATTTCTCCGGCGGGAAATTAAAGGTTCCCATGGTTATACGGGTAATTATCGGACGTGGCTGGGGGCAGGGGCATCAGCATAGTAAAAGCATGTATTCAATATTTGCCCATATTCCCGGGCTGAAAGTCGTTCTGCCGACCACGCCGTATGATGCTAAGGGAATGCTAATCTCAGCAATTCGAGACGATAATCCGGTCATTTTTTTTGAACACCGATGGCTATATTGGCAGGCGGGGGAGGTTCCCGAGAAACCGTACACAGTACCTATTGGACCGGCGAATATTACCCGCAAAGGGAAAGATATTACCATTGTCAGTACGTCGTGGATGAATGTGGAAGCTCTGAAAGCGGCGGAAATCCTTGCTCGAAATGGCGTCGATGTTGAGATCGTTGACGTAAGGACGATTGCACCCTTTGAGGATGATCTTATTGTCGAATCTGTACTCAAAACAGGCCATTGTATCATTGCTGATAACGACTGGGTGGAGTGTGGATTCAGTGCCGAGGCTGCGGCAAGAATTTATGATAAATGCTTTGGACGAATGAAGTCCCCCATCGAGAGGGTAGGATTTGCCTTCACCCCATGCCCTACGGCGCGGCACCTTGAAAACGCTTTTTATCCTAACGCTATTACGATTATAAGGGCAATAGAAGAAAAGTTGGGTCTGGAACCTACGGACTTGAGCGGGGAGGAATTTTACAGCCATGAAAACAGATTCAAAGGTCCGTTTTGATGTTAAATATTGAAGGAGAGGATATGCAGCACGTTACCATTGACGATTTTGCACACTCTTTCGGAACGACAGTCGAGGATTTTCCGAACGAATGTCTAAAGATGATCAGGGGAAAGGATTTCAGATACCGTAGGTTCGACAAAAAAGAACGCGATAACATAATACTCCAAGTTTTGAAGAAAATAGAAGGTGACACGCAAATTATCGGCGCCACCGAGAGAAAAGATGTTTGGGAGCATGGATGGGCTGAGAATCTTCAGTCCTTTGTCGAAAGTGGTGGAGACCTTGACACGCTAATTCCTAAGTTTATCAGAGAAAACCAGCCGATTCGGTATGCAGGTGATTATATCATGCCCGCCAACCAACGATTCGAATACGATTTCATGACTGTATTCCGTTTATGGCTTTTCAGGAAGTATCTTTCTCCCTTTGACACAATTTATGAGTTTGGGTGTGGAACGGGAATGAACCTCGTATTATTGGCGTCCCTATTCCCGGAGAAGGAGTTCCATGGTCTCGATTTCGTTCAGTCATCCGTCGAGCTTATAAATAAAATTGGAGAGAGCAACGCAGGCACCATACGGGGTCGCCTGTTCGACATGATTGAACCGGATGAATCGTTGCAGCTATCTCAAAACAGTGCCGTATTTACCTTCGGGGCTATTGAGCAA encodes:
- a CDS encoding thiamine pyrophosphate-dependent dehydrogenase E1 component subunit alpha, yielding MKGLNIELYKKMCLVRKAEEMIQYYYSEDGMKTPMHMSMGEEAIAVGVCHALKAKDQIFGTYRSHAIYLAKTQNINDFFAEMYGKDTALLKGKGGSMHMCNPDGGFMGSSGIVASAIPVAVGASFANKMSKNGKYVAVFFGDGATNEGVFWESLNAACLMKLPVLFICEDNGFAVHTPKSEREGYESLTDIVSKFNCHVISEETTDVEVIYNLTQDGIKLMSDTSMPLFLHFRYYRYLEHVGICEDYEAGYRSREEYLKWLERDPVKLQREKLLASGINDMEIKNIESVITEKVMKSITKAKEAPFCRNDELFEGVLV
- a CDS encoding transketolase C-terminal domain-containing protein → MRSITYCDALNEAIAQEMERDSSVFIYGLGVPDHKRIFGSTNGLVERFGKERCFDTPLSEDAMTGFGLGAAINGKRPIHVHIRADFLLLAMNQLANMVSSYRYFSGGKLKVPMVIRVIIGRGWGQGHQHSKSMYSIFAHIPGLKVVLPTTPYDAKGMLISAIRDDNPVIFFEHRWLYWQAGEVPEKPYTVPIGPANITRKGKDITIVSTSWMNVEALKAAEILARNGVDVEIVDVRTIAPFEDDLIVESVLKTGHCIIADNDWVECGFSAEAAARIYDKCFGRMKSPIERVGFAFTPCPTARHLENAFYPNAITIIRAIEEKLGLEPTDLSGEEFYSHENRFKGPF
- a CDS encoding class I SAM-dependent methyltransferase; this translates as MLNIEGEDMQHVTIDDFAHSFGTTVEDFPNECLKMIRGKDFRYRRFDKKERDNIILQVLKKIEGDTQIIGATERKDVWEHGWAENLQSFVESGGDLDTLIPKFIRENQPIRYAGDYIMPANQRFEYDFMTVFRLWLFRKYLSPFDTIYEFGCGTGMNLVLLASLFPEKEFHGLDFVQSSVELINKIGESNAGTIRGRLFDMIEPDESLQLSQNSAVFTFGAIEQLADKFEKFIQFLLHNKPRLCIHIEPTIELYDEDDLFDYLAIKFHRKRGYTENLLPYLQELERRGAIRLIKVKRLYLGSLFMEGYTYYIWEPLLKE